A stretch of DNA from Henriciella sp. AS95:
GTTCAGGGGCGGCTTTTTTGTTGGCCTTCAGGGCGCGTCGAGATAGCGTCTCCCAAAACAATAAGGGAGGAGCGGGCAGCATGGCGAAACGCGTGTCAATCACAGCCCTCATCATCGGGGTATGTGCCTTAGTAGGCGCCTGCCAGAGTGAGCCTTCATCAGGCGCGACAGACGGCGCTGACATCCTTATCTTCTCGCACACGACGGGCTGGCGACACGATTCCATAGAGACGGGCGTTGAAGCGCTCACTTCACTGGCGCAAAGCAAGGGCTACAGCGTTGTCGCGACCGAAGACCCGGACATTTTCAGCGAGACCTCGCTCGACCCCTTCGAGGCGATCATCCTGTTAAATACAACGACGGGCCATGATGGCGATCAATGGTTTATCGGGCCGCGCGGCGAGGCCCTTCAGGATTTTGTGCATGACGGCAAGGGCATTGTGGCGATCCACGGTGCAGCCGACAGCCATTATGACTGGCCGTGGTATGGGGAGATGATCGGCGGTTGGTTTGAGCATCACCCACCCGGCACGCCGACCGGTACGCTGACCACGCTGGACCATGCCCACCCGTCGACTGAAAACCTGCCGGACCGGTTTTCGCGGACCGATGAGTGGTATTGGATAGACGGCTTTACGGTGCCGGGCGGTCTTCTGGTTACGCTCGATCCCGCGTCCATCGGCGAAGAGGGCGAGGCAAAACCGATAAGCTGGTGGCATGAATTCGAAAGTGGACGCGTCTTCTACACAGCCATGGGACATACGAAAGAGAGCTATGCAGACCCGCTATTTCTCTCCCATGTCGAAGGTGGGCTCGACTGGACACTCGGCAAAGCTGATTGATCAATCGCCGCATTGTTGGCGGCGCTCATAGGAGATAGCAGCACAATCATGTTGCGACGGTTACGTCAGATGCTCGGGCTGCTCGCCTTGTTTGCTTACCTCGCAAACGGCGCCCAAGCTCACATGCAGATTGTTTCCGGCGAGACAATTATCGTCCCGATCTGTGGTGACGGTCTGCATCGCACGATCGAAATGGAAGTCGGCGGTGAGCCACAAGACACCTCCGACACGACGTGCTGCGGTGATTGTGCCGTTCCGATGGCGATTGGCGTTGAACCGCCGAGCCAGCCGGTCCAGGCGCAGGTTGCGCATGTCCTCTCGTTTTCAGGCGTCACAGGCGCCGCTCATCCGCGCTCGCCTTTATGGCCGGGCGCGCCGCCGCAAGGCCCGCCAATTCTCGTTTGATCTGAACCGAAGTCTTCGAGCCGTGCGCGACAGCGCGGTCTGTTCAATCCTGCGAGAGATTTGATGACTATCAAGATGATATGCGCCGCGGTAGCGCTCAATGCCGCAATCATTCCTGTTGCCTACGCCCATGATGGCGATGGCGGGAACGTGACCTATGCCAGTGACCACGCGCCCATCGGCGTCATGGCCGACCACCGCCACAAAAAAGGCGAGTGGATGGTCTCCTACCGTTACATGTACATGGATATGGAGGGAAACCGGATCGGGACCGATGAGGTCGATCCCGACCCGATTGTGACAACAGTGCCAAACCGGTTCGCCGGCGCGCCCATGATGCCGCCAACCCTGCGTGTCGTGCCACTGGAAATGCCGATGCAGATGCATATGGGCGGCGCGATGTACGGCCTGGCGGATCGCATCACGCTGATGGGCATGGTCAACTATATCACCAAGGAGATGGACCTGCGCACCTATATGGGCGGAATGGGCACCAATGTGCTCGGTGACTTCACGACCGAGGTCTCCGGCTTTGGCGACACCAGCGTCGGCGCGATTATCGGCCTCGACGATGGCAGCTATGAACACCGCCAGGTCAATCTGTCCGTCATGGTGTCCATCCCGACCGGTTCAATCACCGAGACCGACACTGTGCTCACGCCGATGAACATGCAGACGGACATGCGTCTGCCTTATCCGATGCAGCTTGGCTCCGGCACATATGACCTCAAGCCGGCCCTGACGGCGCGCAGCCGGAGCGGCCGGTGGAGCTATGGAGCCCAGGTCTCTGGCGTGATCCGTCTTGATGACAATGATGAAGGCTATGCGCTCGGCGATGTGCTCGAAGGCACGGCCTGGCTCGCCTTTGAGCCACAGCCATGGGTCTCCATCTCCGGTCGCCTGAAGGCGAAATCGCAGGGCCAGATCGACGGAATCGACCCCAGGATCATGGCGCCCGTGCAGACCGCGGATCCTGACTATCAGGGTAGCGAAACGGTCGAAGCTCTCTTCGGTGTCAATCTCGCTGGCTCTGAAGGCTGGAAGAAGGGGCACAGGCTGGCGCTTGAGTTCGGGGTGCCGCTTCACCGCGATCTCAACGGCCCTCAGATGGAAACGGACTACACGCTGACCCTGGGCTGGCAGAAAGCTTTCTAGCGAGAATGGCCGGGCAAGCCTTTGCGGTTTGCCCGGCCAATTTCGAATTGACGCGTTCCGCTCCATGGGTTATCGTTTTTCGATAATAACAAGAAGGAGCCTCCCATGCGTGCTGAACTTGTCCGTGTTTCGCTGCATCATGTCGATATCAAGATCGTCACCGACGACGAGCAGATGCACGTCCTGCAATGGCGCCGCAATTTGCTGTGGGATGAAGTCCTGCTCGACGGGAAACGCCAGGCGCATTCGGGTGGGTTCGCCCGCGAGAAAGTCTATGGCCTGGTCTTCGGCAAGGACCGCGAGGGCAATGGCGGCACCAAGATCATGCTGATCCTCGATCCGGCAACCGACTATGGCAGCTTGACCGATTCAGCGCAGCGTCTGCGCGGTGTGCGTCTCGAAACGGCCGATGGACCGATTGTCGCCTATGGTTCGCTCGACCCGAAAACGCTCGAAAAGCCAGCCACATTCTCCGACTGGATGAAGAAGACGATGGGCATGGACTGGGGCGACGAGCGCCGGCCGCACTGATCATTCCAGCCTCATCCTTCGACGTCGCTCAGGATGAGGGCTTCTTTTGCATTTATTGAGAGCCCAGCCGCTTCTTCGTCATGCCGACGTGCGGCTTCGCGCTGGCCGGGTCGTCCGGCCAGTCATGTTTGGGGTATTGCGCGCGCATATCCTTGGCCATGTCGAGATAGCCGCCGGACCAGAAGCCTGAAATGTCTTGTGTAACGGCGATCGGCCGACCGGCGGGTGATATCAGTTGCAGGGTCACGGGCATGCGGCCACCGGCGATGGCGGGCTGGCGCGTGAGACCGTAAAGCTCCTGCGCCTTGGCTTCGACGAGGGGCGCATTTTCGCTGAGATAATCGATGTCGGCCTTGCGTCCGCTGGGTAGATCTATGCTGGTCGGCGCAAGTTCATCGATTTCCTGCGCCTTTGGCCAGCCCAGTGATTGCTTGATGGCGTTGGCTATCGTGCCATCGGACGGGAACTGAAAGGCTTTCGAACCAAGGACTGGAGCGAGCCATTCATCCACTGTTTCCACCAGGGCATTCTCCCCGATCAGAGGCCAGTCCTCACCGAACGCATCGTTCAGGAGCTTCAAGCGCGCCAGAACGGGCCGGACAGCCCTGCCCAGACCGGCAGCGTCCAGCCCGTTCTCACGCACGAAACCCAGAAAAGCCTCGCGGGC
This window harbors:
- a CDS encoding ThuA domain-containing protein, which translates into the protein MAKRVSITALIIGVCALVGACQSEPSSGATDGADILIFSHTTGWRHDSIETGVEALTSLAQSKGYSVVATEDPDIFSETSLDPFEAIILLNTTTGHDGDQWFIGPRGEALQDFVHDGKGIVAIHGAADSHYDWPWYGEMIGGWFEHHPPGTPTGTLTTLDHAHPSTENLPDRFSRTDEWYWIDGFTVPGGLLVTLDPASIGEEGEAKPISWWHEFESGRVFYTAMGHTKESYADPLFLSHVEGGLDWTLGKAD
- a CDS encoding transporter, which gives rise to MTIKMICAAVALNAAIIPVAYAHDGDGGNVTYASDHAPIGVMADHRHKKGEWMVSYRYMYMDMEGNRIGTDEVDPDPIVTTVPNRFAGAPMMPPTLRVVPLEMPMQMHMGGAMYGLADRITLMGMVNYITKEMDLRTYMGGMGTNVLGDFTTEVSGFGDTSVGAIIGLDDGSYEHRQVNLSVMVSIPTGSITETDTVLTPMNMQTDMRLPYPMQLGSGTYDLKPALTARSRSGRWSYGAQVSGVIRLDDNDEGYALGDVLEGTAWLAFEPQPWVSISGRLKAKSQGQIDGIDPRIMAPVQTADPDYQGSETVEALFGVNLAGSEGWKKGHRLALEFGVPLHRDLNGPQMETDYTLTLGWQKAF